The uncultured Cohaesibacter sp. region CGCGCCTTGATGGCCGTTTTTGATCGGGGAGATGAAGTGTCCAACCCGCTAAGCCCTCTCTGCCTGCCCATGCTGCACGAGGCTCACCCCTCGTTTTGAGGAAAGCCACCTGCAAGTGAATTCCATTGGTCCGGCACCGCTCTGGATATGAGGGAACCACATCCCAAAGCGGCCGGAAAGATCGAACCCCATAATGGCATTCCCATGGTTAATTTTTGCCAAATTTGAACCGTCCAAAAGGACTTACACCCAACGGCAAAATCTTAACAGACCGTTAACGGTCTGGCCCGCTTCTTGCAAATTCTTCCCGTAAAGACAGAAAAACAAACAACCCTGTCTCATAATGAGACGATTTTTGGGAAGGCCTCAACAATGTCTGGCTTGAAAGTGGTTCCGGCGCTTTATCATCCGGCTGGAAGTGGCGCACAATATCAGCCGCTCTTGACCGACGGCAGGCAGCAGCCTCAACAGGCCGCCGCTCCGGTTGAAGTGAACAACGCGGTTGTCCCCTCGATCACGCCTATGCAATATGCGGGCAATCAACAGGCCTATATTCAGGCGCAGTTACTCAGCAGCGAGCTAAACCGCAGCCCGCGGCGCCACAGCGCGGCCCGTAGCCCACGAGAAGTCGCGCGCGCCTACGGTCAGGCTCGCCGCCGCCCGCAAGCCGTTGCGGATATGCCCATTCATCGCAAAGTTGTTTAACGAAATATCTAAGGGCGATTAGGAGCAGCCATCCACCAAGGCTGGCTGTGCCCGAATGATACAGATCCCCCAATTGGGCCAGAAAGCCCGGTTCTTCGGGCCTGTTTCCCCCACCATCAGAAGTGGCTTCCCAACAAAATCCCGCTCTTCTCTGCGCCCTGCGGGCAGCAGTCGTCAAAAGTTTTTAATAAAATTGTATCAATTCAGGACACATGGAGAGCTGCGCCGCCTTCTGGCTCCGATCATGCATGCGGTCCAGGCCCGAAGCTCATGTCTCTACGGGCACCACTGATCGTAACGGAATAGCCAGCGATCACATCCACCAGAGAAATAATCATCAGAATGAAGAAGACGGATGTTGCCGTTTCCCGCACGAGCAGAAACTCGACCAGATAGATGATGAACAACAGCGTGGACAGGATGTGATCCACAATGGAGCTGACACCGGTGCGCGTTGCCTTGAGGATCTCGACAAACAGCAACACAAGCGCAGCCACAATCATCACGTCCCCCAAGGTAAGGGTCCAGCGCGCAGAGGAGATCATCTCGATCGTCACAATCGGCACGCTCCATGGATCTCCGACCGAAGCGCCCAGCAGCCCGAAGGCAAAGAAATTATAGACAGCCAGAGGTGCAATCAAAAGCGGAATATTAAAAAGCATTTGTATCTCCCTGCAGCATGGCGAACGGCGTGCAGCTTTCACGATTTCGGTCAGGCGCCCTCAAAAACGGCATTCAACAATAGAATTGGCGTGTGACCAGATTTTGAAACGGGGACATAATCCAATATGCAGGGTGCTTTGCCAACGGACAACGCACCCCTTTCACAAAAAATGCGCATGAAAAAAGGCCGGATAAAATCCGACCTTTTCTCAATTCTTCATCGTCAAGAAGCGTAGAACCAAACCGGTAAAGGCTTAGTCTTTCTGCTCCAGAATCTGACGACCACGATACATGCCGGTCTTCAGGTCGATATGATGAGGACGGCGCAGTTCGCCAGAATCCTTGTCTTCGACATAGACCGACTGTTTGAGTGCATCCGCAGAGCGGCGGAAGCCACGCTTCATACGGGTCACTTTACTTTTTGGCACAGCCATGGTCAAAACTCCGTCGTCAATAGACCGCTATCCGGGGCTAGCCCCGTTGCGGGAATAACTCTAATGGAAGAGGTTGCGGGCCTTATACAGAACCGGAACGCACTTGACCAGAGCAATCTTTCAAAAAAAGACCGCATTCACGAGATTCTTTGATCAAGTAGCGTCACTTCGCCCCTTACATATCCCAATCAGTTGAAAATTCAAGCCCTACATTGGAGAGAATCGCTTCAGGCACTGTTTCTTGGCCAGAATCGGCAATGCAAGGCAGGACATTCTGGCAAAAGGGTAAACAGGCTCCCTATCTGTCCGATCCTATCGGGAAGGTCCTTAAACGAAATTGGACAAGTGCCCGGCCAAAAGCCGGATATTCGGCTCGAAGGCTGAGTTCTTGCGCCAAATGATCGCTAGCTCCCGCTCGGCCGGCTGCTCGGCAAGCGGCCGCAAAGCGATATCGAGCCCATCGGCTAGGCCTGCCCTTAAGGCAATCTCGGGCAGAAGAGTGACGCCCAACCCGTTGGCCACCATCTGCACGATGGTAATAAGGCTGGTCGCCTCGATATGCTCGGCCCCGCTCTCACGAGATCGGCGAGCCGCGTTGCTGAGGTCAAGGCAGGAGAGGATGTGATCGCGTATGCAGTGACCGTCTTCCAACAGAATAAGCGCCTCATTCTGTAGCGCCTCTGATGATATGGCCTCTTTATCGGCAAGAGGATGGTCCAGCGGCATGGCTGCCCGAAAGCCATCATTGCCGATCGATTGGCAGGCAAAATCATCAATCGGATAGGGCAAGGCCAAAACAGCCGCATCCAGACGCCCGGCCCG contains the following coding sequences:
- the rpmF gene encoding 50S ribosomal protein L32 produces the protein MAVPKSKVTRMKRGFRRSADALKQSVYVEDKDSGELRRPHHIDLKTGMYRGRQILEQKD
- a CDS encoding hydrogen peroxide-inducible genes activator; protein product: MTIRPTLRQLQYLSALAEKQSFREAAAACLVSQSTLSAGIRQLEEILQVTLVDRECDHFRLTVLGGEILERARCLLRDADDLVAAAQRHDKPLAGRLRLGVIPSIGPFLLPRALPSLRQSFPELKLYLREALSRQLLDDVRAGRLDAAVLALPYPIDDFACQSIGNDGFRAAMPLDHPLADKEAISSEALQNEALILLEDGHCIRDHILSCLDLSNAARRSRESGAEHIEATSLITIVQMVANGLGVTLLPEIALRAGLADGLDIALRPLAEQPAERELAIIWRKNSAFEPNIRLLAGHLSNFV